In one Gammaproteobacteria bacterium genomic region, the following are encoded:
- a CDS encoding B12-binding domain-containing radical SAM protein, with protein MKCALIIPAWQPEDLFPKKTANAQLNYWQPLGTLYVAAALLQQGHEVEFYNGAFLSHPQILDKVRRFQPQWVGVYATCFSWEGAVETARDVKGVIPRCFTCAGGPYPTSMPELCLQELSVDAVIRGEAEKAVVELADAVLGRRRMDSVLGLSFRCDDDVIHNPDRLPQEDLDQLAMPARQLLQDEMRYLPPPAGYQRAPVAVVMTSRGCNRRCIFCYQMDKNRRSGVRGVRYRSLDNVMAEIQWCLDSGYREIKFIDDSLASDYDRLLELTRRIRQAGLDFTWFASVCANQVDRKLLQAMKDSGCWAVLIGAESGVQKDLNTLRKGIKVEHIETAVRDAKAVGLRVTTPFLFGIPGQTYQDALQSIDFAVRLDPDYANFHALTAFPGTYLYEHLPKYGRVADRLRQYTYQGAAFIPYTLTQQQIQGLRQRALRRFYSRPGFLLRKLMALRSLQDIVVGIRGLVSLFWLYLEKDLFTRHQTHVAAGERLPARETKGSAREISGHIL; from the coding sequence ATGAAATGTGCACTGATCATTCCGGCATGGCAGCCTGAGGATTTGTTCCCTAAGAAAACCGCCAATGCTCAACTTAATTATTGGCAACCTCTGGGTACTTTGTACGTGGCAGCCGCGCTATTGCAGCAAGGACATGAGGTGGAGTTTTATAATGGGGCTTTTCTGTCTCATCCTCAGATTCTGGATAAGGTGCGCCGATTTCAACCTCAATGGGTGGGTGTGTACGCTACTTGTTTTTCATGGGAGGGAGCGGTAGAAACGGCGCGGGATGTGAAAGGGGTCATCCCGCGCTGTTTTACTTGTGCCGGTGGGCCTTATCCCACCAGTATGCCGGAGCTGTGTCTACAGGAGCTGAGCGTGGACGCGGTGATTCGCGGTGAAGCCGAAAAAGCGGTAGTAGAGCTTGCGGATGCCGTTTTGGGTAGACGCCGCATGGACTCGGTGCTGGGTTTGAGTTTTCGCTGCGACGATGACGTGATTCATAACCCGGACCGACTGCCGCAAGAGGACTTGGATCAATTGGCCATGCCGGCGCGGCAATTACTGCAAGATGAGATGCGCTACTTACCGCCCCCGGCCGGTTATCAACGGGCTCCGGTGGCGGTGGTGATGACATCGCGCGGATGCAATCGGCGCTGCATTTTTTGTTATCAAATGGACAAGAATCGCCGCAGCGGCGTCCGTGGGGTGCGTTATCGCAGCCTGGACAACGTCATGGCAGAAATTCAATGGTGTCTGGATAGCGGTTACCGTGAAATCAAATTTATCGATGATTCCTTGGCATCCGACTATGATCGGTTACTGGAATTGACCCGGCGTATTCGTCAGGCTGGGTTGGACTTTACCTGGTTTGCTTCCGTTTGTGCCAATCAGGTGGATCGTAAGCTGCTACAGGCGATGAAGGACAGCGGCTGCTGGGCTGTTCTGATAGGGGCGGAGAGCGGTGTACAGAAAGATCTGAATACCCTGCGCAAGGGAATTAAGGTCGAACATATCGAAACAGCAGTGCGTGACGCAAAAGCGGTAGGGTTGCGCGTCACTACGCCGTTTTTGTTTGGTATCCCCGGCCAAACCTACCAAGATGCGTTGCAGTCCATCGATTTTGCGGTGCGTTTGGATCCGGATTACGCTAACTTTCATGCACTCACCGCGTTTCCCGGAACTTATCTCTATGAGCACTTGCCCAAATACGGTCGGGTGGCTGATCGCTTACGGCAATATACCTATCAAGGCGCTGCGTTTATACCCTACACACTGACCCAGCAACAAATTCAAGGTTTGCGGCAACGGGCCTTGCGACGCTTCTACAGTCGACCCGGATTTTTGTTAAGAAAATTAATGGCACTGCGTAGCTTGCAGGATATCGTTGTGGGGATTCGTGGGCTGGTCAGTTTGTTCTGGTTGTATTTGGAGAAGGATTTGTTTACCCGTCACCAAACCCATGTTGCGGCCGGGGAACGTCTTCCCGCCCGGGAAACAAAGGGTTCTGCGCGTGAAATAAGCGGACATATTCTTTAA
- a CDS encoding sulfurtransferase TusA family protein translates to MKFEKQTEGGYVLDVKGYVCPHPQIYTKKALSKIASGEFIDVIFDNPSSGESIASMCEVEGDEIVDKKKDDGNFVWRIEKA, encoded by the coding sequence ATGAAATTTGAAAAACAGACAGAAGGTGGATATGTGTTGGATGTGAAAGGTTATGTTTGCCCACATCCGCAGATTTACACAAAAAAAGCGCTTTCCAAGATCGCCTCAGGTGAATTCATCGATGTGATTTTTGATAACCCATCGTCCGGAGAGTCCATCGCATCCATGTGTGAGGTGGAGGGTGATGAGATTGTGGATAAAAAGAAAGACGACGGTAACTTCGTCTGGCGCATAGAGAAAGCGTGA
- a CDS encoding YeeE/YedE family protein: MVTQKLEKNVMWAYIIVGVLALVSIGTYAYNEYYIYLSVYLWFGFVYGMCLQYGRFCFSSAFRDLFAVGVPRMAVGIMIATVLFALVSAFVSATGLSTFHAAPTSVHATIAGFIFGIGMVFAGGCASGSLYKTGEGNGVALIVILSISVTQAIFADVGGWFNKLVPDSWHQSAMSKGLPASINAGDGWVDQYLAGYVWDQPVLTYATMMGQSNDSVTGAFVGNVLIGVIIPATILLMFVYAGWSRRGYMKKQLKIKSKTTFKDEIAGYWTMIMASKRTAIAGLILGIFCGLQMLVTQGLRVKFGVQNAGTLLDRMGFDFGLSVNGTVFDPGYWYVTTQEAQWVGWVFNKMGAENMDNIYFGFVNGIPNPAINPADWMSLALIGGAAVMALLHNEFKFKKPTWELAIWAMIGGALMGIGSRLGLGCNVGAFFVRVSQGDVSGWLFGVGMIGGAYIGVKFFNWWTQRKLDKEFAACGV; encoded by the coding sequence ATGGTTACGCAGAAGCTGGAAAAAAATGTGATGTGGGCGTACATCATTGTGGGAGTGCTGGCATTGGTGAGTATTGGGACCTATGCCTACAATGAATACTACATATATCTGTCCGTTTACCTGTGGTTCGGATTCGTTTACGGCATGTGTTTGCAATACGGTCGCTTTTGTTTTTCATCGGCATTTCGAGACTTGTTTGCGGTTGGGGTGCCGCGAATGGCCGTTGGTATCATGATCGCAACCGTCCTGTTTGCTCTGGTCAGCGCTTTTGTGAGCGCTACCGGATTAAGTACTTTTCACGCGGCTCCCACCAGTGTGCACGCCACCATTGCCGGATTTATTTTTGGTATCGGCATGGTGTTTGCCGGCGGCTGTGCCTCGGGTTCGCTGTATAAAACCGGAGAAGGAAACGGCGTGGCACTCATAGTGATTCTTTCTATTAGCGTCACCCAGGCCATATTTGCCGATGTGGGCGGTTGGTTTAATAAACTGGTACCGGACTCCTGGCATCAGTCCGCCATGTCGAAAGGGCTACCGGCATCCATTAACGCCGGAGACGGTTGGGTGGATCAATACCTCGCAGGCTATGTTTGGGACCAGCCGGTGCTGACATATGCCACAATGATGGGACAAAGCAACGATTCCGTAACCGGTGCCTTCGTGGGTAATGTGCTAATTGGAGTGATCATTCCCGCCACTATTTTGCTGATGTTCGTATACGCCGGTTGGTCCCGTCGGGGCTATATGAAAAAGCAACTAAAAATTAAATCCAAGACGACGTTCAAAGATGAAATCGCCGGCTATTGGACCATGATAATGGCGTCGAAAAGAACGGCTATTGCCGGGCTGATTTTGGGTATCTTCTGCGGCTTGCAAATGTTGGTGACACAGGGGTTGCGGGTAAAGTTCGGCGTACAAAATGCCGGGACGCTGTTGGATCGTATGGGCTTTGATTTTGGTTTGTCAGTCAATGGGACTGTATTTGATCCCGGTTATTGGTATGTCACCACTCAGGAAGCCCAATGGGTGGGGTGGGTGTTTAACAAAATGGGCGCAGAGAACATGGATAACATTTATTTTGGTTTCGTCAACGGTATACCCAACCCGGCCATCAATCCGGCGGACTGGATGTCCTTGGCGCTGATTGGAGGCGCTGCGGTGATGGCTTTGTTACACAATGAGTTCAAGTTCAAAAAACCCACCTGGGAGTTGGCTATCTGGGCCATGATTGGTGGCGCCCTAATGGGTATCGGTTCACGTCTGGGGCTGGGTTGCAATGTAGGCGCCTTTTTCGTCCGGGTTTCACAGGGTGATGTGTCCGGTTGGCTCTTTGGTGTTGGGATGATCGGTGGTGCCTATATTGGTGTGAAGTTCTTTAACTGGTGGACACAGCGCAAACTGGATAAGGAATTTGCAGCTTGTGGTGTGTAA
- a CDS encoding glycosyltransferase family 39 protein, which produces MAGKTDKVVCSPQRFEYGLRDCIVGAESILNLDTRRLQILLLYLITALVFLLQYVFRIWDDNRLLSWRWTISADLLLPILGFSSVLVLLGNRLIQYVGTVSAKLGLILGSGFGLTVVLWSSPQVIIDSARYLTYANAVATHGVFHFLQQWGSDIAVWTDLPMVPLLYGVLFTLFGESVLVVQVFCSVLFSTTLYLTYSIGKSLWDERTGLVAAGLLLAFPFLLVQVSQVLVDVVAMFFFVLAIRAVIAAVQRQSWVAISTAVALCLPALLSKYNTWVLVGWICIAPFLYNRSGHIRLRAGIKTGFLLLSGVLTLLGSVMAWKFTVFQQQWQLLQGFQLPGLSWWGESHVSTFFYQIHPYVSLAALGAVVVAIRRMDWHVMLAVVLFAGLIILGVARARYFLVFYPILALLASRGLLQLFSSFMVRQISLNAIAMSVVLLVVAYSGSLQSMSMVNLKNAGAYLNKLPESNVVVVVTPVRRTAINPNIALPFLDAYTQKTIYLDPEYTPGPVLATIPINSPVRFTWEFHNGWRYKVWDDASGVGGQCADLAALVIISDGRSRLDKPAWAASYRLSKAFVVTDRVFRYQVLTHVYRSEDCAETVKL; this is translated from the coding sequence ATGGCCGGTAAAACCGACAAGGTTGTGTGCAGTCCGCAGCGGTTTGAGTATGGCCTGCGCGATTGCATTGTCGGTGCCGAATCCATTCTGAATCTTGATACCCGTCGCTTACAAATATTGTTGTTGTATTTAATTACAGCGCTGGTATTTCTGCTGCAGTACGTATTTAGGATATGGGACGATAATCGTTTATTAAGCTGGCGCTGGACCATTAGTGCGGACTTGTTATTACCCATTCTTGGTTTTTCATCGGTATTGGTGCTGCTGGGAAACCGTCTGATTCAATATGTTGGAACTGTTTCAGCAAAACTGGGCCTCATCCTGGGTTCGGGTTTCGGTTTGACCGTTGTATTGTGGTCTTCCCCGCAAGTCATCATAGACAGTGCCCGCTACCTCACTTATGCCAACGCCGTGGCTACGCACGGCGTGTTCCATTTTTTGCAACAATGGGGTTCGGATATTGCGGTTTGGACAGACCTGCCGATGGTGCCGTTGCTCTATGGTGTATTGTTTACTCTGTTTGGTGAAAGTGTTTTAGTTGTTCAGGTTTTTTGCAGTGTGTTGTTTTCGACAACCCTGTATTTAACGTATTCGATCGGGAAATCTCTTTGGGATGAACGAACCGGTTTGGTAGCAGCCGGTCTATTGTTGGCATTTCCGTTTTTACTGGTGCAGGTTTCGCAAGTATTAGTGGATGTGGTTGCCATGTTCTTCTTTGTGTTGGCTATACGCGCTGTGATTGCGGCGGTGCAGCGCCAAAGCTGGGTTGCAATCAGTACAGCCGTGGCTTTGTGCTTGCCGGCTCTTTTGAGTAAATACAATACCTGGGTACTGGTGGGTTGGATTTGCATTGCTCCTTTTCTCTACAATCGGTCCGGGCATATCCGTTTGAGAGCCGGAATAAAAACCGGTTTTTTATTGTTGAGCGGAGTGTTGACACTGTTGGGATCGGTGATGGCCTGGAAATTTACGGTGTTTCAACAACAGTGGCAGTTGCTGCAAGGGTTTCAATTGCCCGGTCTAAGCTGGTGGGGTGAAAGTCACGTTTCCACTTTTTTTTATCAAATCCATCCTTATGTGAGTCTGGCCGCATTGGGTGCAGTAGTGGTGGCGATCCGTCGAATGGATTGGCACGTCATGTTGGCGGTAGTGTTGTTTGCCGGCTTGATTATTCTGGGGGTCGCCAGAGCGCGTTATTTTTTGGTGTTTTATCCGATACTGGCGCTCCTGGCTTCCAGGGGTTTGCTGCAATTGTTTAGTTCGTTCATGGTTCGTCAAATCAGTTTGAACGCAATCGCCATGTCCGTTGTGTTGCTGGTAGTGGCATACAGTGGTTCTTTGCAAAGTATGAGCATGGTTAATCTCAAAAACGCGGGGGCGTACCTAAATAAATTACCGGAAAGTAATGTGGTTGTGGTCGTTACACCTGTGCGGCGAACGGCCATAAATCCAAATATTGCCCTTCCGTTTTTAGATGCGTATACCCAAAAAACGATTTATCTAGACCCCGAATATACTCCAGGCCCAGTGCTCGCAACAATTCCTATCAATTCCCCGGTGCGATTCACGTGGGAGTTTCATAACGGTTGGCGCTATAAAGTATGGGACGATGCGTCTGGGGTAGGTGGACAATGTGCCGACCTGGCAGCATTGGTGATTATTTCGGATGGTAGGAGCAGGCTTGATAAGCCTGCATGGGCGGCGTCTTATCGATTAAGTAAAGCGTTTGTTGTGACGGACAGGGTATTCCGATATCAGGTTCTGACACATGTTTATCGAAGTGAAGATTGTGCGGAAACAGTAAAGTTATAA
- a CDS encoding DsrE family protein yields the protein MKLGILVTSDKYFRHVAELVQSASRQGHEVTVFCMDVGTRFLEQVAFRDLCKLAGVSLSLCRHSAEEQGVDVSELSKDIVCGSQFNNAMMNHESDHVLVF from the coding sequence ATGAAACTAGGAATATTGGTTACCAGCGACAAATATTTTCGCCATGTTGCCGAGTTGGTTCAGTCAGCATCGCGGCAGGGGCATGAAGTGACCGTATTTTGTATGGATGTGGGGACGCGGTTTCTGGAGCAAGTGGCCTTTAGGGATTTGTGCAAATTAGCCGGTGTAAGTTTAAGTCTTTGCAGGCATAGCGCGGAAGAACAAGGCGTTGATGTGAGTGAATTGTCCAAGGATATCGTGTGTGGTAGCCAGTTCAACAATGCCATGATGAACCACGAATCGGATCATGTACTGGTGTTTTGA
- a CDS encoding DsrE family protein yields MKKKIAVVVSGRQDEALRMSIGLTLADDTVDVFFVDRKLQKTKDNQLNIETGKELGIHMYSNCESNDDVELLSLGELADKLTTYDHVLPY; encoded by the coding sequence ATGAAAAAGAAAATCGCAGTCGTAGTATCCGGTCGTCAGGACGAAGCTTTGCGCATGTCCATAGGATTGACTCTGGCAGACGATACAGTGGATGTGTTTTTCGTGGACAGAAAACTACAAAAAACCAAAGACAACCAGCTTAATATAGAAACCGGGAAGGAATTGGGGATACATATGTACTCCAATTGCGAGAGCAACGACGATGTTGAGTTGTTATCTTTAGGGGAGCTGGCCGATAAACTGACGACTTACGATCACGTATTGCCTTACTAA
- a CDS encoding LuxR C-terminal-related transcriptional regulator yields the protein MGTLADILYTTVDGSFAIDSRQRIIYWDQGCEELLGYSEHWALGRPCCSVLQGCHPVSGRRWCRQQCDVSKLPVSEAPKSFLVRVKDSTGQGVNLSVDIILLPSSCKKNWHIMHLLHRSSHTDVLGLMDHSQRKPKESKQVIPDRVNQTRLTPRETQVLSLMAEGVASRTISDRLHISQTTVRNHIQHIQKKLAVHSKTEAVAYAYRHKFL from the coding sequence ATGGGTACCCTAGCCGACATTTTGTACACAACGGTGGATGGCAGTTTTGCCATTGATAGTCGCCAGAGAATTATTTATTGGGACCAGGGCTGTGAGGAACTATTGGGTTACTCCGAGCACTGGGCGCTGGGGCGTCCCTGTTGTAGCGTCTTACAGGGGTGTCATCCGGTTTCCGGCCGCCGCTGGTGCCGGCAACAATGCGATGTATCCAAACTTCCGGTTTCCGAAGCGCCAAAATCCTTTCTGGTTAGAGTTAAGGACAGTACCGGGCAAGGCGTTAATCTGTCGGTGGACATAATTCTGCTACCTTCCAGTTGCAAGAAAAACTGGCACATCATGCATTTGCTGCATCGCAGCAGTCATACCGATGTGTTAGGTCTTATGGATCACAGTCAGCGTAAGCCTAAGGAAAGCAAACAAGTGATTCCCGATAGAGTAAATCAAACGCGCTTGACCCCCAGAGAAACACAAGTACTGTCATTGATGGCGGAAGGTGTGGCCAGCCGGACCATTTCCGACAGACTACACATCAGTCAAACTACAGTCAGAAATCACATTCAACATATCCAGAAAAAACTGGCTGTCCATAGTAAAACCGAGGCGGTGGCCTATGCATACCGCCACAAATTCTTATAA
- a CDS encoding efflux RND transporter periplasmic adaptor subunit has protein sequence MSRVPTYFILCFFILTACSNSDDDNKTKKDKPHLVETVKVEEKSLGITRVRTGTLRSLKEVKVFTQEEGQITHLPFYEGDTVKKGELVARLDDKLLSAQLNRTKATRIKAEKDLQRVQGLYKRKLVSDEELARAETEHQVALADELVLLTRKKYATIQAPISGVITERNNEAGNVATKYSHLLTIADPASLITTVNVSELVLVHLKLQDQTGVSIDALGTEIFPGEITRIHPKLDPVTHQGTIEVQLKSVPEQARPGQLCRVMLHTQISPRILIPFQALRSDAEGEYVFKLNEENHAIRTSVISGQRLDEHIEIVRGLRPGETVVTKGFLGLTPNKSVKPVNRESPSKTSQTSSTQP, from the coding sequence ATGTCCCGCGTGCCGACATATTTCATCTTGTGCTTTTTCATACTCACCGCCTGTTCCAACAGCGATGACGACAATAAGACAAAGAAAGACAAACCTCACCTGGTGGAAACCGTCAAGGTGGAGGAAAAAAGCCTGGGCATCACCCGCGTGCGTACCGGCACCTTGCGATCCCTCAAAGAGGTTAAGGTATTTACTCAGGAAGAAGGACAAATCACCCACTTGCCATTTTATGAAGGCGATACGGTTAAAAAGGGTGAGTTGGTGGCACGCCTGGATGACAAATTGCTGAGCGCCCAACTTAACCGGACCAAGGCCACTCGCATAAAAGCGGAAAAAGACCTGCAAAGAGTTCAAGGTTTATATAAGCGTAAATTGGTTTCCGATGAAGAACTGGCGCGTGCTGAAACCGAACACCAAGTCGCTTTGGCTGACGAACTCGTACTGCTAACCCGGAAAAAGTACGCCACCATTCAAGCCCCCATCTCCGGCGTGATCACCGAACGGAACAATGAAGCTGGGAATGTAGCCACCAAATACAGTCACTTGCTAACTATTGCAGATCCGGCTTCTTTAATTACCACGGTCAATGTTTCTGAACTGGTGCTGGTACATTTAAAACTTCAAGACCAAACCGGCGTTTCCATAGACGCTCTGGGGACGGAAATCTTCCCGGGAGAGATCACGCGAATTCACCCCAAACTGGATCCAGTAACACATCAAGGCACGATAGAAGTACAGTTAAAATCCGTACCTGAACAAGCTCGCCCCGGACAATTGTGCCGGGTCATGCTACATACCCAAATCAGTCCCCGTATTCTGATTCCGTTTCAAGCCTTGCGCAGTGATGCGGAAGGTGAGTATGTGTTTAAATTGAACGAAGAAAACCATGCCATTCGCACCTCCGTAATCAGTGGACAGCGCCTGGATGAGCATATAGAAATCGTACGCGGTCTACGCCCCGGAGAAACCGTGGTTACCAAAGGTTTTCTAGGCTTAACACCCAATAAAAGCGTGAAACCGGTCAACCGGGAAAGTCCTTCCAAGACAAGCCAAACTTCGTCAACTCAACCATGA
- a CDS encoding efflux RND transporter permease subunit gives MNPKHGGGLAQWSVAHPVGVTMIALAIIVLGLFSLGKLAIDLLPHLIYPEIRVRILDPGVSATVMEDRVTRQLEEQLAITEDAISVQSNTTLGLTTVDLSFSYGKDIDIALRDASTRLDRAKRFLPDTINPPMIYKLDPSQIPVQEFVISSNLRNPVELRSWVDDVLRKWFLNLPGVAAAEVGGGLIREIHILPDQQRLAGVGLSMKELIDALERGNREDPTGRLLMQHQELSGRISGRFNKVEHIQKLPLRTAGGKTIYLGEVAQVKDTHGDERLRVRSNTIPGVKLSIQKQPNANTIAVVDVVSRRLAWLQQQQLFPEDITITSVADQSIYVRQALSNSSLAAVSGALLAMTVVYFFLGNLRRTLIIGSAIPIAIMVTFIIMGAGGLTLNIMTLGGLALGVGMLVDNTIVMLENIYRHQCQGETATVAGTRAAAEVNSAIVASTSTNLAAVLPFLFIGGLTGLLFRELIFTISAAIAASMVIALTLVPTLAARVPVDAKSRFRTQVDTAVMWMQSHYTKLVRRSLELPWLAPVIFTSAIIFAAPVFFSNKQVFLPKMDDGRITLRIQADPGISLDEMDNSASKIEKLLLEQKETQTVFTLAGGAIFGRTQRETPSQTTIIAQLVPLAERDKSSGEWIKHMQKQISALQLAGIKVRMTQRGVRGIRTGRGDDDISLRIQGPELEVLEEIAANLVGQLKPIAGMQNLSYSSEEEQLEISIEPDRERANILGLNVQDISQALQIALEGIKVTEYVEGDRSYNVILRLPRRDMANPQDLESIMLSPAVAGQPAIYLGNVAEVKLVKSPASIKRDNQLRIVEISGSIADDATLGGVLEKIEAILNSFELPQGYTLYEGGAKQALQEGKQLTYILLSLALFLVFVVMAVQYESLRNPIVIIISVPFAYIGVAVGLMLTGASLSMPVWLGMIMLAGIVVNNAIVLVEYIEIVRQNSSNKHEAIIEAAALRLRPILMTTLTTVVGMLPLALGLGEGAEMLQPLAVCIVFGLSFSMLVSLLLVPTLYALFHPEDQLAVKHA, from the coding sequence ATGAACCCCAAGCATGGCGGGGGCTTAGCGCAATGGTCGGTTGCCCATCCCGTTGGGGTCACTATGATAGCACTTGCGATCATTGTTCTGGGTTTGTTTTCCTTGGGTAAACTGGCCATTGATTTATTACCTCATCTGATCTATCCGGAAATTCGGGTTAGGATCCTGGATCCGGGGGTATCAGCCACTGTCATGGAAGACAGAGTCACGCGCCAACTGGAGGAACAGCTGGCCATTACCGAAGATGCTATCTCGGTACAGTCCAACACGACCCTTGGTCTCACCACCGTTGACCTATCCTTCTCTTACGGTAAAGATATCGACATTGCCTTGCGCGATGCCAGTACGCGACTGGATCGTGCCAAACGATTTCTCCCCGACACCATCAATCCCCCCATGATTTATAAGCTGGATCCGTCACAAATTCCGGTGCAAGAATTTGTGATCAGTTCCAATCTACGCAACCCGGTGGAATTGCGCAGCTGGGTGGATGATGTTTTGCGAAAATGGTTCCTCAACTTACCAGGGGTGGCCGCTGCCGAAGTGGGTGGCGGCTTGATTCGGGAAATTCATATATTGCCGGATCAACAACGATTGGCCGGAGTTGGCCTGAGCATGAAGGAACTGATCGATGCCTTAGAGCGGGGAAACCGTGAGGACCCCACTGGCCGTTTGTTAATGCAACATCAGGAGCTCAGCGGCCGAATCAGCGGTCGGTTTAACAAGGTAGAGCACATTCAGAAATTACCCTTGAGAACGGCCGGCGGTAAAACCATTTACCTGGGAGAAGTGGCGCAAGTAAAAGACACGCACGGAGATGAACGCCTACGCGTGCGCTCCAACACCATTCCCGGTGTAAAACTGTCTATACAAAAACAACCCAACGCCAATACCATAGCGGTGGTTGATGTAGTGAGCCGGCGATTGGCTTGGCTACAACAGCAACAATTATTTCCTGAGGATATCACCATCACCTCTGTGGCGGATCAATCGATTTATGTGCGTCAAGCTCTCAGTAATTCCAGTCTCGCGGCCGTGAGCGGTGCTTTGTTAGCCATGACGGTGGTCTATTTTTTCTTGGGTAACCTGCGCCGTACGCTGATTATTGGCAGCGCCATCCCTATCGCCATCATGGTAACCTTTATCATTATGGGTGCGGGCGGACTGACCTTGAATATTATGACTTTAGGTGGTCTGGCCTTGGGCGTTGGCATGTTGGTGGACAACACTATCGTAATGCTGGAAAACATATATCGGCATCAATGCCAAGGTGAAACCGCCACCGTTGCGGGAACCCGAGCCGCAGCGGAAGTGAACAGCGCCATTGTAGCTTCTACCAGCACTAACTTGGCCGCCGTATTACCATTTCTTTTCATAGGCGGGCTTACCGGTTTGTTGTTCCGAGAACTGATTTTCACCATTTCTGCTGCTATTGCAGCTTCCATGGTCATTGCACTGACGCTCGTACCAACACTGGCGGCAAGGGTTCCCGTGGACGCAAAGAGCCGGTTTCGCACGCAAGTGGACACCGCAGTAATGTGGATGCAATCGCATTATACAAAACTGGTGCGACGATCCTTAGAACTGCCCTGGCTCGCCCCGGTGATATTTACAAGCGCCATCATTTTCGCAGCCCCGGTATTTTTTAGTAATAAACAGGTGTTTCTCCCTAAAATGGATGACGGCCGCATTACCTTACGTATCCAGGCCGATCCAGGTATTTCCCTGGATGAAATGGACAATAGTGCTTCGAAAATTGAAAAACTGCTACTAGAGCAAAAAGAAACTCAGACTGTTTTCACACTGGCCGGGGGTGCCATTTTTGGGCGCACACAACGCGAAACCCCCAGCCAAACCACTATCATTGCCCAGTTGGTACCTTTAGCAGAACGGGACAAAAGCAGTGGCGAGTGGATTAAACATATGCAAAAGCAAATCTCTGCCTTACAACTTGCTGGAATTAAGGTACGTATGACCCAACGTGGAGTCCGCGGTATTCGCACCGGCCGAGGTGACGATGACATCAGCCTCAGAATTCAAGGACCGGAACTGGAGGTACTGGAGGAAATCGCTGCAAATTTGGTTGGACAATTAAAGCCAATAGCGGGTATGCAAAATTTGTCATACAGCTCCGAAGAGGAACAACTGGAAATATCCATAGAACCGGACCGTGAACGAGCCAATATTTTGGGATTGAATGTACAAGACATCAGCCAGGCCCTGCAAATTGCCCTGGAAGGCATCAAGGTCACGGAATATGTAGAGGGTGATCGTTCTTACAATGTGATTTTGCGTCTACCTCGGCGGGATATGGCAAACCCACAGGATCTGGAGTCCATCATGCTAAGCCCTGCAGTTGCAGGTCAACCGGCAATTTACCTGGGCAATGTCGCTGAGGTAAAACTGGTAAAGTCGCCGGCCAGTATAAAGCGAGACAACCAGCTTAGAATTGTAGAAATCAGTGGCTCCATCGCCGATGACGCCACACTGGGCGGTGTCCTGGAAAAAATCGAGGCCATCCTAAACAGCTTCGAGCTACCTCAGGGATATACCCTCTATGAAGGCGGTGCCAAACAGGCACTGCAAGAAGGCAAACAACTCACGTATATTTTATTGAGTCTGGCTCTCTTTTTGGTTTTTGTGGTAATGGCAGTGCAATACGAATCTCTGCGCAACCCCATCGTCATCATTATCAGCGTACCCTTTGCTTACATTGGTGTGGCGGTGGGATTGATGCTAACCGGAGCGTCCTTATCCATGCCCGTCTGGCTGGGCATGATAATGTTGGCCGGTATTGTGGTGAACAACGCCATTGTCTTAGTGGAATACATAGAAATCGTGCGCCAAAACAGCAGCAATAAACACGAAGCCATTATAGAAGCCGCCGCCCTGCGTTTACGCCCCATTCTGATGACGACACTAACCACGGTGGTAGGCATGCTTCCCCTGGCCTTAGGCTTAGGGGAAGGTGCAGAAATGCTTCAACCTTTGGCGGTTTGTATAGTGTTTGGCTTAAGTTTTTCCATGTTGGTAAGCCTGTTGCTGGTACCCACGTTGTATGCTTTATTCCACCCAGAGGATCAACTTGCAGTAAAACACGCCTAA